Genomic segment of Planctomycetota bacterium:
TCCCCGTCCTGTTCTTTACGATCAGCCCGTTCCACAGTGACTACCACACGCCCGCGGATGAATCGTGGAAGCTAAATATCCGGGGCGGCGCGCTGATCACCGAACTCGCGTCAGCTATCGCGCTCGAAGCGGCCCAGCGGTTTGACGGTCTGTCATTCCAGGAGATCGAGGGCTATGACCGCGGCCCGTCGATGTCGATGGGCTCGATAAAGGTCCGCTTCGGCATCATGCCCGGCAACTACAACGACAGCGAGCCCGGTGTCGCGGTCCAACGCGTCAGCCCCGGCGGCTCGGCCGAGAGCGGCGGCGTGCTGGCGGGCGACCGCCTCATGGCGTGGGACGGCAGCGACATAGATAGTATTGGCGGCTGGATGGAGCTGATGGCAGATCACGTTCCGGGAGATATCGTGACCGTGACGGTTCTGCGGGATGGTCATCCGCTAGAACTGCAGGTCACACTGCAGGCTTCCAAGCCTTAGCAGAACTCGCGACAGAGTCCGAAGAAACGCCAGAAACAACACGTCGTTTCCTGCTCTCTCGTTGATCAGAGGATCAAATCAGGTGCCAGTGCGGCGCGAATCAACAATCAAACACGAGCATTGGGGCAACCAGAGCTCTCGAAAACAACGACGTACAACCGTATGGCGCACTGTCTAGTGTGGTCCAAGTCGCGGTGTCGAAACGAGGCCGTCGAAGAGAGCTGACTACTCGTTTCCGACCTTGCCGCGCGGGTGGCATCGTGTACTTTCTTCGCTTTGCGGCACAAGCTTCGGTTGCTATCAGAAGGCAGCTCACCAGCCACCCCAACCCGGCGGGGCATACGACCGGTCGAGCAGGTCGCGGAGTATCACAAACATGATCGCGTTGGCCGGCTCCTCATAGTTCGGGCTGCTGTAGAGGTTCGCGAGCACAACAACTGTCAGCATCTCTTCTGGCACGTGGAATGCCGAGACCTGGTAGCCGGGGACGTGCCCGTTGTGACCGATCGCGCCCATGTAGTTGATGACGCCGAGGCCGTAGCTGTAGTCCACGGGGTAGCCTGAATCGCGCCAGATCATCTGCTCCCGATGGCTCGATTCGCTGATCAGCGCACCGGTGACGATTGCGTCGAGCAGCGTGCGGACATCATCGAGCGTTGAGACCATTGCTCCTGCGGCGTGCCACATCGAGGGCGACGCGTCGGTGACGTCGTATGGGATGGTGCCCTTGCCGACCCAGAACTTCGGGCCGGTCTCGTCGCCGTACTGGTAGCCGGTCGTTGCCGGAGCCGGTATCGCTGCATCGGTCGAGTAGAACGTGCCGGTCAGACCGAGCGGTCTGGCGATTCGATCTTCGATCACCGCCGCGAGCGGTTTGGACTCCACGCGCTCGATCATCTGCCCGAGCAAGATGTAGTTGGTGTTGCTGTACATCCAACCATCTCTGCCGGGTTTGAAGTACGGGCCTTCCTCGAACGCCAGGTCGAGTAGCTCCTCTTCGGTCCATGTCCGCGTTGGTTCGTTCGCGAAGGCGTCCTTGACGTCCGAGATCGCGATGTAGTTTCGCAGCCCGCTGGTGTGCTGCGCGAGCTGCCTGAGCGTGATGACATCGCCGCCCGGCACGCCGTCGATGTATTGGCCGATCGGATCATCGAGCGAGACGTGGCCCTCATCGACGAGTTGGAGAATGACCGTTGCGATCACCGGCTTGGTCAGGCTCGCGATCCGGAAGTGATGGTCGGTTGTCATCGGCTCGCCGGTCTCGAGCGATGCGATGCCGAAGGCTCGGTCGATGAGCGGCTCGCCATCGCGATAGACCGCGACGACCGCGCCGGGCAGCGCCAGGTGCTCTCGGGTGATCTCGATCTTCTGCTCGAGCGACGCCTCGGCCGGGAAGCTCGGCGGGCGGCTCGAACTGCACCCAACCAGGGCGATTCCTGTCGCGAGGACTGCGATCGATGAAATGAGTCGGCGGCTTACGGCGTGCGTCATTGGTCGTCCCACCAGTCGTTGGTGGCTCCGTCTTGCGGGTTGGGATCGAGTGTGCCGAGCGAGAGCGGAGCTTGCTCGGGTCGTGAGAATTTGGTCGTCACCGCGTTCGATGAAACATGCCCGTCGGCCCAGAGCACGTTGCTCTTCGAGGAGCCGCCGTGCCGGCCGTGCACCGTGTTGCCGGCGGTCACTCGGAAGTTCGGATCGTTCGCGGGCGGTTGCAATTCCCACTGCGGCCAGACCTCGGCGATGCCGCCGGAGACGAGGTCGGTGCTCGCCTGTCCGCTATCGGCAAACAGCACGGTCCGCGCCGGGCTGCCGAGCTGCGAGACCTGCTTCGATTTCCACACGCCGCCGCCGAGGTTCGCGCCGAGCATGCGGCCGTTGTAGCCATAGTGGACAACCAGCGGCAGCGCGAACTCGCTGAAGAACGGCGTCGTGAGTCCCCAATCGATCGCGGCTTCGGGCGTGTCCCACGACGGG
This window contains:
- a CDS encoding serine hydrolase domain-containing protein gives rise to the protein MTHAVSRRLISSIAVLATGIALVGCSSSRPPSFPAEASLEQKIEITREHLALPGAVVAVYRDGEPLIDRAFGIASLETGEPMTTDHHFRIASLTKPVIATVILQLVDEGHVSLDDPIGQYIDGVPGGDVITLRQLAQHTSGLRNYIAISDVKDAFANEPTRTWTEEELLDLAFEEGPYFKPGRDGWMYSNTNYILLGQMIERVESKPLAAVIEDRIARPLGLTGTFYSTDAAIPAPATTGYQYGDETGPKFWVGKGTIPYDVTDASPSMWHAAGAMVSTLDDVRTLLDAIVTGALISESSHREQMIWRDSGYPVDYSYGLGVINYMGAIGHNGHVPGYQVSAFHVPEEMLTVVVLANLYSSPNYEEPANAIMFVILRDLLDRSYAPPGWGGW